AGTTTTTATAGTTGAGTTAAGTTCAATAATATCTATTTTCTtacatatcaaaataaatttatcgCAATTATTTATGAATGTTGAACTCTCATATTAAATTGTTCACGCAACAAGCAATCGATAGGTAAAATTTATAGTTTCATCTGTACAATTTGGGATCAGTCaagttgtattattgtgaatggAATGCAGCACCCCAATCAGGTTCAATATTCAAATAATCAAGTGGTTTGCATGgaatttaatttctttccaATTATTGACCTTAATTAATATTGGGACACAACTTCCATTTTGTTGACTAATAGTGGCACTGTTGGTTCTACTTCTAATAAATACCCTCTCTCATAAAACGACTAATATACTTCCTCCGTTCGCTTTTATTTGTCATGGTTTTATTTAAtacacttattaaaaaaataattaatgatatagatattttaccaaattatcccttattaaatgatgtcttggaaaataatttgaaaaataaatatttactgTTGAGGGTAAAACATAGAAAAAAgttattgtcttttttttatatgtcaaaaatgacaagtaaaaatgaaaattcattttagaaataagtgacaaataaaaatgaacggagagagtatatatataatacacaCGTATATAGTAAGTAGTACTCCCTGCgtctcaaaatatttagtatatatttattatttagaagtttaaaataaaattaattattttgttgtcattttacacttaatatttaattgtttGTGAAGAGTATACACACTTCAATATATTCTGGCACATAAATAGcacttaatatttaattgtttGCGAAGAGTATAAACACTTCAATATATTTTGGCACATAAATAgagtaattatttaataaaatagaaattatatcttaaaatataaataagaataaaatggttaaacattacttttaatttatattatttttaagaaatatataaatacaaactAACAACATATCAAATGTAATCACACCgcaaataaatgaaaaacaCGATAAAGATTTTTAGATTGAGAGAGTAAATCATAAACGTTTGTAAAACCGATAATTCTTGAGAAGTTAATggtaatatataaaattactattaataaattaagcaatttttaaaaatgaaatttgtgaAACCCGATGAAGATTGTCATCCACATGTTTGTGTGTTTTGTGACAGACAAGTCGAAATGGGGAATGTGAAAATCAAAGCTGGAATTGAGAGATGAACACAATTCCATGTCTCAAGgacattatgttttttttcccattaaggtccacttttgaattgacacacttattaagaaaaaaatcattgatatagtgagtttaccattttatttctattaattatgaaatagatgaattaaaaaattaatattttcaaaaaattccacctttttcaaattaattaattgagaatataatagaaaaaaattgtccttttttgatttgtcaaaatagacaagtaatcagggacaactataaaaggaaaagtggacaagtaattaaggacagagggagtaagTTGAATATCATTGATtatgttgtttttaaaaaaactttctAGTGCATTTTATTTAAGGCGATATTTCCTAtctattttatttgtcatgtttctttaaaatattttttgaaaagttattTGATTAATTCATCCTTATTACTATGTTTTTCACTATATTAATTTCtcaatatgtaatatatattgagcaaagataaagtaaaaacaaataattagttttgtcTGTTATCTAAAATAACGATAATTGTTTTggataagttatttttaatagatattAAGCACGATAATTAAAATGAATCGAAGGGAGTAAATAGTAATACTATATGTACTTATATAGTATAATTGTACTATTTACCCCATGTCGACTGTAGTACCACCCTTTAGAATAGTTATGACAAGCCCATGTTCATTTTTAAGCTCCAGAATATATCTTATCTGGGGCAGATAATatgtatgtaaaaaaaattcctaataGACAGCTAATATAATTAAGCCTCaataaattacttaactaagatttttattgaatttgattAAGTATGGATCCCTTTAATACTGCTCTTTTAACATGGGCTGCTGCTACGTGTCACTGTGCTAGCACATGGACAGAGACATCATTAgaatttaaattgttgtttaattattagtaaaataaacttcaagatgaatcaataaatatatatatatatatatatatatatatatatatataaatacagtAGGAAATTTGTTAATTCGTTTTACAAATAGTGTTATGAATGAAGACagattaatttaatttactCGAACTTATTTCAATTTTGTGCATATCAATTCCCACATGGTGTAGATAAATGGTCACTACAGTTGTACCAATTTGGGAAGAAAGTTGGTCTTATTCggaatatgaaaaaagaaaaaaagaagccgaaaaaaaattaaacacacaAAGAAGTCAATGGGAATTCGGGTGAAAACACTCCCCCTAAATCCGCCTATGATAGTTAAGGTCGCCATTTTAATTTTAGGTGATACTAAGCAAATAccccataaaaataaaacaattacaaacatatacccCTTTACATTCATATATGATATCCCACcaaataattacactatatacccCCAACTtatttcgcttaactgatactaaatcagtatcatatactgtattggtatcattaaggcttataattttgcttaattgatactaaatcaatatatatatattgtattggtatcattaatgtttcttgttcagaatatatataggtatcattaaggtttcttgttcagaaattactcactAGTATCAATTAAGtgaaattatcagccttaatgataTCAATGCAGTATATGATAccgatttagtatcagttaagcaaaAAGTATCAACTTTAATGAATGTGGGGTATGGactgtaattttttttgaaaaaataagtatttcttgaattactttggaTTGGGGTATGAACGtgtaattattttgtgttttatggcccatttatgtagttttttccTTAATGTTATTCCAATGTTTAAAAATTGTGCAAGTATAATTCTTGAAAGATTACTCTTATCTACATTGTTAAATTGGAGTCTAATGTATTAGTCATATGTGATATATTACTCAACTATACGGACAAACAATAACATACAGAATTTTATACTGTGATCCAAcagtttttcttaaaaaattcaGCTTGTTCAAAGGTTCTTTAGATTACAGTTTAAAAAggacaataaattacaataaaaataaaaagaagaacatTTACTAAACAATTGAcaaaatttcacaaatttaaCTCGCATTGTGACCTACTTTAGTTTTCAGATAACtattattatgaattaattaatgcAATAATTATCTTTACAAGTGACCAGATACCTAATAAAAAGTTAACACTATTTATGCCTAGAAATTAGAAGATAAAAGAGTTCAAATAactagattatatataaattatttgtgaaatttgtcagttgttcaacttcaaaatgTTTATGCTGAATCTGGGATTATTTTCATGTGAAGGAATTTGCtagattaaatataattaatgtgAGACAATCTTGTGGAAGAAAAATTGTGAAGATTAAAGTTAGGGAGCTTGACAAAGAACAAAATACGTTGGGAAATTTTGGGTTTCATAATGCTATGTTTTCGTAACATATTAGCCTCAAACAAAACAAACATGATTCAAGACCTCAGAACCATGGTGTCAGAGTCGGATCCATCTCAATTCATAGTTTATTCAATGTTGAGCCCCTGTATTGTGTTGTTCATGCTTCAATTGACAGGGCTAGGTGTGCAGAGGTGTATGTTGTTACACCTCTGTTGTTCTTGATTGATCGACTTATATGGTCTTGGGTAATCTTCATAAGGTTCTTGCAATTGTGAAACCCATTTCACTTATTAGCAATTAGCATTAGAGCCAACAATGCAAGAAAACGCTATAAGTAGTAAAAAAATGTGCCAAAAACTAGAAAGACACCAGTATTTTATCAAACCCATAAAGAAACTATCCACGACTACAGCAAAAGTTGCATGTCTTCGACAAGGCGGACACTGTCTGTACCAAGTTACTACAAGGAGCAACAACTTACAGAAGATTAACATACATTTATGCGTTGTTCAGGTAAGTGGTAACAGATATTGGACTCCATTCCAGATATGCAACATATTCCAACGATGAACTAATCCCAGCAAACACAATTGGCGTTTCATTAAGTTCCTTCACCTCTGCAAATAATAACCGCCTAAGAAACTCACTGTGTCACCGAGCAGGGCGGAGCTTGAGCCAATGGCAACGTAGAAGCAGGCACCCTGCATATATAAGAGGATCTGTTGATTAAGAAACTTAAAACACAGAgtggccaaaaaaaaaaaaagtggtgaTTGTGAATATGAAAACAACTTGAAGAGTACCTGGGTCGTTAAAATAAATGAGGTGGCAGGACTATCATTAACAGAAGAACTCATAATATGATCGCTATCTAGGAGTCAGATTTATATGATTAGGTAGTGTAATCAGTGAGTAGTGAGAGATGGAGAGCGCGAATTAGTCACAGAAATAAAACAGTCGATAGAGATCTCTATGCGTTCCAAATATTGTAGTTCCTGATACATACAGTTTATACTGTCACTAATCACACTAGGTTCTCTTGAAGACAAAAAAGCAAAACACTGAATAAATTCCTCTGATTTAGTCAAAGTGGAAAACCTCATGAAAGCAAAAAACTCTCAAATGAGAATGGCTAGGCACCCACAAGTAAATAACAATTCCTGCATTTTCTCTTGTATTTTTCATCCATCTTAAATTGAATGGTTCTCATTCAACTAGGTTGTTTCACAAAataacctcttcttcttcttcaagtttttctttatcttaGCTTCATAATAAGTTTGTAATTGAGAACCACTTACATGTTTGTTAGTCATTCAACTTAACATGTGACCAACTTCTTCCCTATCTTCACTTCATAATTAGACAAGAGTCACAGTAGCTTTTCGAAGTAACCCTTTGACAAGCAACCTTAAACTTACAAATGCAATATATTTGTCCCAATACATTGCAAATGAAGTAACTGGAATTTAGTTCCAAGGCTAACGTGATCCGAGCTTTAAGCAAATTAGCATCTGTACTAACTACCAACATTTATCTTTGTCCAACTTCTTGTGCCCTCCTCGACTTGGGCACAATTTCAAGCaagaagttaatttttttattgcatTCAAATATAAGTGGCATGTGGGACTACATTGGGTATGTCGTTGTATTCAAGTATAAGCGGTCTAAAATGGATATTAAtcttttgagaattttgaatatttaaacaTAAAAGAGGGCCTTGTGGTAGTTCTTGTATAGGGAAATTTAAATATTCTGTTgctttctcaaaaaataaataaattagaagtaCTAAAAACTGCAGAAGAGAAACTtcctttagaaaaaaaaaacaatattgttATAGAAGACGCCATTACATGCTTGCGCACTAAGTGCTGGAAATGTGTGGTGCATACTACTACATGAACAACACACTGTTTTGATGTGTCACAGCTTACATGGACAACTAATTAGGAAGGTTAGGTGACATATATGGCTAACTTGACAAATTTTGATATTAACTCATTATATTAACCATAAATGATTGATGGTGCAGGAGACGCAAGTAACAAATGCACTACTGAGTTTTTGCAAAGCTTTTGAGGACAATAGTTTTACTTTTGTGTTCCTCTCGATAAGATATTTATAATACGGTCTACTAATAGACTTATGACTTGATACAGTATATTTGACCAGAAACCAATTTGCTAGCGTCAAGAAGACACTGTAACAACTAAAGGACGTGGGAGAATGTAATCCTGAATGGCAAACAGATAGATTTAGTCACTCATGAAGGGGAAAAGGAAGGATATAGACggcaaaaggaaaaaatgaacaGAACACTTATTTAATTGGTTGTGAACATAGAACAGACATCTTATACAGGACTTTAAGTTTGATGAAACAAAAGAGTTTCCTAATCAATAGCAAACCTAATTATAACAAAACCTTTAATAGCATTCTATGTCTACTTACTATACAATTATCTAGACATGTATAACAAATATAGATACATTCTAACAAGTTAGAAAACTTACTGAGGGTCAACTtgcacaatttttttctttgcttttctCTTGTTTCGCCGTTTCTTTCCAGAAGTTGAGCAAAGCAAAGATGGATCCAGGACAGGGGGCACAAATACTATGGGAGGCGCCACTTCCACTATTGAAGATCCTGATTTTGGTCTTTTAAATACATGAAGCTGATCTGGTGCCTGAACATCACTAGGTTGTCCCAAACTATATGCTAAAAGTCCACTATTAGCCTTTTTCCCAGCACCTTCACTAATTTcaacttcttttcttttatccACATGAAGTGGACGACCAAATTCCATTGGCAAGAAGCCAGCATTAACATCACCTGTATCCTGAACTTTATCTAGTGCAGCATAAAGCTTGCGTTTAGACTTGATGATCTCAAACATCACTGTTCCAGCACCAGTTTCTGCAAAATAAGTGATGAAAAGTTAACATTTCATTACAAGGAAGCACTTGAAAGATTAAATATTGAGATCcccttccttttctttttttttggatgaattgAGATCCCCTTCCTTTTCCGGAAGAGGTTTTGGGAGAAGGTGGTTGACCTAAGATGGAAATAACTGCTGCTCGAGCTGCCAGCTGTTCAGCTTCTTTCTTGTTTTTCCCGATTTCTCCCGTATAATGAATACCATTGAAGAACGAGGTAGACTTAAAAACAGGAAGCACTGCCATAGATTGACTTGTCTGATAAGTAGGTTTCTCCAGGTTCATTTTAACAGCATACTCATTCAGGATAGACTTGCAAAACACTGTATCCTAGAGTACATAAAGGTaaaataatattagtaatatGAAAAAGGATATTATAATTCAGACTGTCAGAAAACACCTTCCAGTTCCAACTTTGGTGTAAATGGATATAGAAAACTTTTATAGGGTTGATTTGACCAAGAGTTGAAACAGATTTGGATCAACTGATCTTTGGAGCATAAGTTTTAGATTTCAGAAACTATAGAAACAAAGAACCCGTCTGCTAGACCTAAGATCCAAACGCCACACTAGTACTGAAGCCCTTCAATTAGCCTCATTCTCTGGCTCTTTAACACATCATAAATAAATCAACCTACTTTTTTGAAACAGAATGTGCCCATCTAATATCCAAACACCATACTAGTACAACAGCTATAACTGAAAGCTTTTCCATTAAGTCTCATTCTCTGGCTCTTCAACAATGCACACATAAATAAACAAACTTCTTTAAATCAAAATGTACCCTATACATCcatatatgtaaaataaaagtgaacatAAATGTTCAACATCACAATGCTAGAGAAAAATAGTCTATTCCCACCCCAcccactctctct
The Solanum stenotomum isolate F172 chromosome 12, ASM1918654v1, whole genome shotgun sequence DNA segment above includes these coding regions:
- the LOC125848838 gene encoding double-stranded RNA-binding protein 4-like isoform X2; the protein is MEDVNSVTQSSEQPIKMAEHVIIQNPQPNISETETETEKGKGEHIHEEFIHKNRLQELTQRSSLGRPVYHTVNASSQHAPLFRSSVLVDGVWYTSPNTFSHVKAAEQDAAKVALIGVKEKLKHEGCPLIREDTVFCKSILNEYAVKMNLEKPTYQTSQSMAVLPVFKSTSFFNGIHYTGEIGKNKKEAEQLAARAAVISILETGAGTVMFEIIKSKRKLYAALDKVQDTGDVNAGFLPMEFGRPLHVDKRKEVEISEGAGKKANSGLLAYSLGQPSDVQAPDQLHVFKRPKSGSSIVEVAPPIVFVPPVLDPSLLCSTSGKKRRNKRKAKKKIVQVDPQVPASTLPLAQAPPCSVTQ
- the LOC125848838 gene encoding double-stranded RNA-binding protein 4-like isoform X1; translation: MEDVNSVTQSSEQPIKMAEHVIIQNPQPNISETETETEKGKGERQNIHEEFIHKNRLQELTQRSSLGRPVYHTVNASSQHAPLFRSSVLVDGVWYTSPNTFSHVKAAEQDAAKVALIGVKEKLKHEGCPLIREDTVFCKSILNEYAVKMNLEKPTYQTSQSMAVLPVFKSTSFFNGIHYTGEIGKNKKEAEQLAARAAVISILETGAGTVMFEIIKSKRKLYAALDKVQDTGDVNAGFLPMEFGRPLHVDKRKEVEISEGAGKKANSGLLAYSLGQPSDVQAPDQLHVFKRPKSGSSIVEVAPPIVFVPPVLDPSLLCSTSGKKRRNKRKAKKKIVQVDPQVPASTLPLAQAPPCSVTQ